DNA from Helicobacter pylori:
CTCACTAGCCCTTTTAAAGGGAACCAATGCCAATAATTCCCTCCGGCAAAAAACACGATCAACACCACCGCAAACAAAAAGGCCGGGATAGCGTTAGCGACAATGATCACCACGCTGCTTAACACGTCTAAAGGCTCGTTATTGCGTTTGGCCTTGAAAATCCCTAAAGGGATAGAGATAAGATAAATCAAAAGCGTGCTAAAAAGCCCTAACGAAATGGATACCGGTAATTTTTCCTTAATCAAATCTATCACCTTAATCTGGCGGTAAAAACTCTCCCCAAAATCAAATTGCAGATATTTTTTGAGCATGAGGAGGTAGCGCTCCCCTATAGGCTTGTCAAAACCATAGAGTTTTTTTAAATTCTCTAACAAATCGCTCTCCAACCCTTGAGACGCCCTATACGAACGCTCTTTAACAACGCCTTGAATCTCTTTGGACTGCGTGTTATTGATTTTAGCCATCATCTGCTCAATAGGCCCTCCTGGGGCGGATTGGATCAGAAAAAAATTAATCGTCATGATGGCCAATAAAGTAGGGATAATTAAAAGCAAGCGTTTAAGAATGTAAGCGATCATTGAAGACCCCTTTCTTTTTTTATCCACCATAAATACGGCGAAAATCCATAGCTAGGGCTGATTTCAGGCATGCCAATGTAATTATACGCTGCGATCCTGTAATTAGGCAAATAAAAATGCGGTATCACATAAAACCCCCACAACAACACCCTATCCATCGCTTGAATGGCGGCCAATTGCTCCTTATAATCTTTAGCGTTAATGATTTTTTCAATCAAATCATCTACCGCTTTACTAGAGATTCCCGCATAATTCCTTGTGCCTTTTTCTTTCGCGCTCAAAGAGCCAAAATAAAAGCGTTGCTCATTACCCGGGAAAGACGATTGGCCAATCACCCCTACGATCATGTCAAAATCATAGCTTTTGATCCGATTGACATACTGGCTTAAATCCACTCTTTGGATTTTCATTTCAATCCCTAACACCCTTAAGTTTTTAGCAAAAGCTAGGGCCAGTCTTTCAAATGCCGGGCTGTTTAAAAGCAAAGTGAAACTGAAAGGCTTGTTATTCTTATCCACCAAACGCATGTTTTTGTAAGAAAAGCCCGCGCTCTCTAAAAGCTTTTGGGCGTATTTTAAATTTTCCCTCAAATTATAGCCTAAAACATCAGGCCCATCGGTTCTAGGCACGATATAAGGCTCTTTAAAAACCCTTTCATCCAAACTCTTTTCATAAGGGGCTAGCAGGGCTTTTTCTTCAGGGCTTGGGAGGGGAGGGGACGCGTAGATAGAGTTACTGAAAAAACTGGTGGTGCGCTTGTATTGCGAAAAAAACAAATTTTTATTCGCCCATTCAAAATCAAACGCATAAAATAAGGCTTCACGCACCCTTTTATCCTTGAAAATTTCTCGGCGCGTGTTGAAGAAAAACCCTTGCATGCCGCTTGGCATTTTGTGGGCTATGAGGTATTTAGTGATTTTTTTATTATCCATAGCTTTCCCCACATAGCCCCTAGCCCAAACCTTAGCCGTGCTTTCAAGGCGCCAATCATACGCCCCGCTTAAAAAAGCCTGTAAGGCAACGGTTTCATCTTTGTAATACTCAAATTTGACTTGATCAAAATTGAATTGCCCCTTTCTGCTAGGCAAATTTTTCGCCCAATAGTTAGGGTTTCTTTGGTAGGTGATTTTCTTGCCCACATCAAAAGAAGCGATCACATAAGGGCCGCTAGAAACAGGAATGAGTA
Protein-coding regions in this window:
- a CDS encoding microcin C ABC transporter permease YejB, yielding MIAYILKRLLLIIPTLLAIMTINFFLIQSAPGGPIEQMMAKINNTQSKEIQGVVKERSYRASQGLESDLLENLKKLYGFDKPIGERYLLMLKKYLQFDFGESFYRQIKVIDLIKEKLPVSISLGLFSTLLIYLISIPLGIFKAKRNNEPLDVLSSVVIIVANAIPAFLFAVVLIVFFAGGNYWHWFPLKGLVSDNFESLSALGKIKDYLWHITLPVLCISLGGFASLTLLVKNSFLDEMGKLYVLSAKAKGCSVGRIFYAHVFRNAILLVVAGFPQAFLGMFFSSSLLIEIVFSLDGLGLLGYESIVSRDYPVVFGSLYIFTLLGLVASLISDLLCVAIDPRIDFEKR
- a CDS encoding extracellular solute-binding protein encodes the protein MVFKILGLWLGVFCFLKATPYLYLGEEPKYKDNFTHFEYANPNARKGGVLRNDAIGTFDSLNPFALKGTKAEGLDLIYDTLMVQSLDEPFAEYPLIAKDAEVAKDNSYVIFTIDKRARFSNNAPILASDVKFSFDTIMKLGSPLYRQYYQDVKKAVILDKHHVKFIFKTTENKELPLILGQLQIFSKKAFQKDYFEKNPLLIPVSSGPYVIASFDVGKKITYQRNPNYWAKNLPSRKGQFNFDQVKFEYYKDETVALQAFLSGAYDWRLESTAKVWARGYVGKAMDNKKITKYLIAHKMPSGMQGFFFNTRREIFKDKRVREALFYAFDFEWANKNLFFSQYKRTTSFFSNSIYASPPLPSPEEKALLAPYEKSLDERVFKEPYIVPRTDGPDVLGYNLRENLKYAQKLLESAGFSYKNMRLVDKNNKPFSFTLLLNSPAFERLALAFAKNLRVLGIEMKIQRVDLSQYVNRIKSYDFDMIVGVIGQSSFPGNEQRFYFGSLSAKEKGTRNYAGISSKAVDDLIEKIINAKDYKEQLAAIQAMDRVLLWGFYVIPHFYLPNYRIAAYNYIGMPEISPSYGFSPYLWWIKKERGLQ